tcacggtacggatccaaccaggatttcttcaaataatcaaaaacctctaaaattaaaaaacgtaaatagtcagtttttgttattatataaaatttgaacataattatgtaagaaatactcacgttcacggtcagcttctttcagctgtgcttcaaggttttccaagttatacctgtatatttcctcggtcgtacactcgcacaatgtccaaaatgtacgtacgaattctttccactccttgtcagagaatttcttcttgctgttcttattaatattttgttgaatatggaaccgacaaagatacttatgcgcttttggaaaaacttgttcacacgcgttcattagcgcaaaatccctgtctgttaaaatcacgcgcggttccatacatcctgccagcatagacttgatcctctgcaacacccattggtagttctctgacttctcagcggaaattaccgcacaagcagccgtaaacgatttgtttgtcgacgtcatgcctacgacttgaacaaatggcaggttgtacatgttcgttttgtatgcggcgtcaatcattagcacatgcgggaaggcacaccacatagtgaatgatttttcgtgaacaaagaagacgtcttcaacttcgttcgatatctcattcgtgcgcatgtaataagtgtaatttttttcgataagaatgttttcaagtttttgcatcggagacttaccgacatttttttcggcgttgatcttctgaacaacgttgtgtatatctttcggaataagctttctagccggattgttttttgtcagcgttcgccagatactttggttgggaatatcttgctctgccaactccttaaccagttttttgtcctccgaagaaagccttctcgcatacgcgtgaccctcgaagttttcaataggagtgcggttatgcttcgccttcgtcacctcgatcctccaaacacttccggatgattccgaaaacccgatcatctcgaacgggcagcctattttcttgctacccgttttcctctgtgtagctacactcttatgctccccaccaaaagtacattgaaaccaaatcctgtaattctctcctcttttattcgacctcttagtcacaatgaggtaaccattgtcttttgtcgtgtcttgtacccaacgcaccaactctttacgtgacgaaaaggtctgcgttgtatcaaacgaaaatgtaaccgggtaacaaccttcctcgtcaacagacacatcctccggctcaccatcgtcaccgaggttcgaatagacttgatgttcaaagctctgttcacaaccgtaactctggtttggataacactcctgctgtacaaagctttgctcgccaccgtaaccgaaattcgaataaccttgtaagccttgttgacaaccgtaactgtcgtttggataacactcctgctgtacaaagctatagtcgccaccgtaaccgaaattcgaataaccttgttgtgcgtaagggtcctccacaggggtattcaaatccagctgcaccgtgttatcacgataacgaatgccagatacaacctctgtctccctcaagttggacgacaccggtttctcaaacgagtcagaaatagcggtcccctcgtaagaatcaggaacaactgactcgtcagaatattgaccgaaaagatagttactgaaccacgacatcgttttttcaaaaaaTGTAACTAATAGAGTAAAGAAGATCGACAAAAAACAATCCGAATTATGAATGTCGAGTCTGGCCAGGGATTTAAAGGCAACATTTGGGgtcgaagcgccgcgctatggccaaagcgcgacgcttagggttcacggggcgactgaaacctcgtatcacctttatGTCTGTCAGTCTGTCAGTCAGTCAGTCAGTCGAAACCTCGTATCAACTTTTGTCGCcctaagcgccccgctttggccatagcgcggcgcttaggggtgtgaaaattattttGGCCGTGTGTAATTAGCATGATCCTTCCTTAAAAAACAACCCCACCCAATAAACAAACAATCAAAAATTGCCACATCAcctaaaaacacaataaaaatgCCCTTATTGGGCATGCTCTTATGATGTTTACAAAACAACACCGTTAGTCTTGCCACAGGAAGGAGTTCTCCTAGTGACCACCCTTCGACCTTGGAATAAGTATCAGCTTCTTGAGAGTGAATAAAGATGCAAAATAGATACGTATGTAATTAGGGTTTGTGAGAGAGCATGATCTACATTCCCTTTGTGTCGGAGTATTTATGGAGACAGAATTAGAGTTAACGTCATCACCAAGTAATCTAGGGCCCATTAGGGTTTTTCCGTAATGATAGCGACATCTCCTTTTCTCATGAGGCAACCTTCCTTTTATCTTATTGGCCACCTAGGCATAAGAACATTTGCGGGTAACCACATCTCGGGTTAACCGAGTCAAATAGAAATACTCTGGTATTACGGAATTAATCCAGGTCCTATATCTTCGATATATGACTTTATTTCATGCTAAAACaaaattatttgtatttaccaAATCATAATTTTTCATTACCAAGAAAGATGAAATTGTAATCAAATAATTATATTAACAAAACTATTCTAATTGAAATTCAAagaacttaaaaataaaacggtGAAAGATTATGGTACATGTGAATGTTTTTGTGGCACcgtatattatttatttatttgaaccatcacttgttatttatatatttcaaccatcactTATGGATACAAAATTACAAACTAGTCTATTTAGTATTTCACACAACTTGATATACATTCCTATGAACTACCTTGTTATttatatatttcaaccatcactAATCTATTTAGTATTTCACACAACTTGATATACATGTCTTTTGACTTTTGACTTCTTTAAGATTCATGGCTTATGACTACCTTTCCTGTGGCTCACAGCAAACCTGTTGACTAAAGCAAGTGCATTACTAGTGACTTGTGAAGCATAAACCATCCTCTTAGTCACAACATCCTTCACATGTCCATTTACACCAAACCCCCCACTACATATATTCTGATAAGTAAGAGCAGAACTGACCCACGTCTCCACGTTGCTCATGTGCCACTCGAAATCTTGATCCACGGACCGACGTCCCATCCGCTCCAGCTCCTGAACCGACTGGCTTAGACTCACCACACTATTGGTCATGGTGCTGATACAGTCTTTCACAGCTTGGTATTCTATAGGTTTTAATCTAGAAACTCGGGCCAGTTTAGAAACAAAGGCCGCGGCTAACTTGGCCTCATTTAGGCTAACTATAACGGCCGCTTTGGCTAGATGGTGATCGCTACCCTTTATAGAACCAGCGTAACTTGAGAGACAGCGGACACAAAGAGGCGGGTGCAAGGTGGTTTTACATGAGGCTCGGATGAAGTCGATGGGTGCGGTGGTGGTGCACCGGATGGTGGCTACAAGAACTAGCAAGTAAAACCCAATTTTTTTCATATGTAAAGTTTGTTTTTGCAAGTTTATGATTACGAGAGATGATCGAAGTAGTGACATTGGATGAGAATAGTTGTGAGCCTTATATATAGTGACACtaattattgaagtatggattatataaagagtaaattacaaaactcgtcCTTTATGTATACATGTTATTGCAAATCATgttctttgtcttcaataattacattaATCATACCTAATGTTTACGAATCCTAACATGTTATATTCTTTACctcaaacccagttaattttctcagttaattgTAGTCATGTGGGACCTACGTGAGGGCATTAATGTCTTTTAACCTACCAATTTTTCCCCCAATTTAAAACCCCAAAGttggaaaaaaaaaagattgGTAGGTTAAAAGACATTAATGCCCTCACATAGGTCCTACATGACTACAATTAACTTagaaaattaactgggtttgggGTAAAGGATATACAATGTTAAGATTTGTAAACATTAGGTATGATtaatgtaattattgaagacaaaggacatgatttgcaataacatacatacataaaggacgagttttgtaatttactcttatataAATTATTCAAGTTTCAATAAGTTAATCAAGTTTGTCTCAACAAGTCATGTAGATGGGTAACACTAATTAATAATATACAACCACCACATGATGCTTCCTAAATTTAAGGGAGAATAATATCCACTTAAGTACATTGTTTTGTAGGTTACTACAATACCACGAAAGAACAAGATAAGCACAACTATGAAATGATATTAAAAAAACAGTCCTGAAAAAGAGACGATAAGAGTAAATCACCACAAAATTTTATATTaatataagagtaaattacaaaatctGTGCATAGGATATATTATGCTTATATATAGCTTTGGAATAACGGCTCTTTTTGTAAGAATTTATTAAATCAATGATCTTATGATCAAAATGTCCATGAGTTTGCTTCTGAAGTTTTATTTTATggtttttttagaaaaaattaaACTAATATAGGAATATATGACCAATGATTGTGCTTTCTAATCTGCACTTACATGTATTttaataacaaaataaataaataagagttAGTAACCTAGTGATATCAATGTGTAGGAAAGATGTACTGATGCATGTCTATGTTACGGTGCTTGTTTTGTTTGCCGCTTTCATGTCGTGcgtctttcttttctttaaaagCAACCCTATCACTTTGAAGTTGAAGCCCATGTACAATCTCCACTTAGCCCATTATTCCAACTTTTTTGTTTCCTTCTCCGTCCATAGCAAGTCTAATTAATCCATTTGACACCGAATTGGCAATTGCAACACATGAATACTGAATACCACAAGTCCAGAACTAATTTTATTAAATAGTTCACGTATATTTATTTTCTTTCCATGTAGCATTTAGAAAATATCTTATTTGTAATCACACCATAACCTAGACTTTTCAATTTACGGAAGTTTATATTATTTATATCACGTTAATTGGTAAGATTTTTAGGTATCGAAGGTTATTCCTTTGGCTTTGTAGATTTTACTTACTTTAGGTTGGTTGTTCTTTTTGTTGGTTTATTGTACCATTTAGGTCGGTGGAGGCTTTAAAAGGCTCAGCCCTCACCGCCCAATTTCTTATTTGTTGTATACGTCTCTCTTCTGCTTCTTCTGGCGTACCTCTCCGGCGAATCTCCGTAAGTTTTTAGTTTGGTTTATTGTTGTAGGGTGGATGATTGTCTTTTATAGTTGTTTTCGTGTTTATACAATTATGTACTATTGTTGTTTGTCGTGTTTGCGTCTACTGCTATGTAGTGTTGTTGTTGTCGTATTCTTATCCGACGACATTTATTTTCTGGTAATTTTTTATAGGCAATTCATAGTTTTTGGTTGTCGATTGCTTTTGGTGGATTGGTTTTTTGGTTGTGGGTTGGTTTTCAAGATTGGTTTCTAACGATGGTTCATGTtgtttttggtttttatcatACATTTATAGTGTTTTTGGTTGAATGCGTGTGTTTGAAGGTTATCAGATGTTTGTGTATTCAATGTTGTTTGGTGGGTCATGATGATTATGTAGTTGTCGGAGACTG
The Helianthus annuus cultivar XRQ/B chromosome 6, HanXRQr2.0-SUNRISE, whole genome shotgun sequence genome window above contains:
- the LOC110864270 gene encoding pectinesterase inhibitor 9-like, coding for MKKIGFYLLVLVATIRCTTTAPIDFIRASCKTTLHPPLCVRCLSSYAGSIKGSDHHLAKAAVIVSLNEAKLAAAFVSKLARVSRLKPIEYQAVKDCISTMTNSVVSLSQSVQELERMGRRSVDQDFEWHMSNVETWVSSALTYQNICSGGFGVNGHVKDVVTKRMVYASQVTSNALALVNRFAVSHRKGSHKP